A genomic window from Prochlorococcus sp. RS04 includes:
- the sds gene encoding solanesyl diphosphate synthase, which translates to MNTVTELLQPVENDLDDLILELKNLIGAGHPILQAAAEHLFSAGGKRLRPGIVLLISRAISPEFRLTTKHKRLAEITEMIHTASLVHDDVVDEASTRRGVDTVHSRFNTRVAVLAGDFLFAQASWHLANLDNVNVVKLLSRVIMDLAEGEIKQNLNRFDSAQSFSKYINKSYFKTASLIANSCKAAGVLSGINDENLTSLYDFGKNIGLAFQVVDDILDFTGNDKQLGKPAVSDLASGYLTAPVLYALEENKHLSVLINRELAEKDDLDDALNIIMNSKAIESSRKLAEEFAMLSKEAIAWLPDSEYKRALMALPEFVLSRIY; encoded by the coding sequence ATGAATACAGTAACAGAGCTACTACAACCAGTTGAAAATGATCTTGATGATCTTATTTTAGAACTGAAAAATCTAATAGGAGCTGGGCACCCAATTCTTCAAGCCGCAGCAGAACACCTCTTTAGTGCTGGGGGAAAAAGGTTGAGACCTGGAATAGTTTTATTGATTTCAAGAGCTATATCACCTGAATTTCGCTTGACAACCAAGCATAAAAGGCTTGCTGAAATAACTGAGATGATTCATACAGCCTCATTAGTTCATGATGATGTAGTTGATGAGGCGTCTACAAGAAGAGGAGTAGATACAGTTCATAGTAGATTTAATACCAGAGTAGCTGTTTTGGCGGGTGACTTTTTATTCGCTCAAGCAAGTTGGCACTTAGCAAATCTTGATAATGTAAATGTAGTTAAATTACTTAGTAGAGTAATAATGGATTTGGCAGAGGGTGAAATTAAACAAAATTTAAATAGATTTGATTCGGCTCAATCTTTTTCCAAGTATATCAATAAAAGTTATTTTAAAACAGCATCATTAATAGCTAATAGTTGCAAAGCAGCTGGAGTTTTGAGTGGGATAAATGACGAAAATTTAACCTCTTTGTATGACTTTGGCAAAAATATTGGTTTGGCATTCCAAGTTGTAGATGACATTCTTGACTTTACTGGAAACGATAAACAACTTGGAAAACCTGCTGTAAGTGATCTTGCTAGTGGTTATCTTACCGCCCCAGTTTTATATGCCTTAGAAGAAAATAAACATTTGTCAGTTCTTATAAATAGAGAACTTGCTGAAAAAGATGATCTAGATGATGCTCTTAATATCATCATGAACTCTAAAGCTATTGAAAGTTCCAGGAAACTAGCTGAGGAATTTGCAATGCTTTCTAAAGAAGCTATTGCCTGGCTTCCTGATTCAGAATACAAAAGAGCTTTAATGGCTCTACCAGAATTTGTTCTAAGCCGTATTTATTAG
- the aroA gene encoding 3-phosphoshikimate 1-carboxyvinyltransferase, which yields MKMNNIRTIKGGVNLNGKVKVPGDKSISHRALIIGSIAKGETNIEGFLHSEDPLSTADCLRKLGVNIPEIKQNEPFTISGLGLDGFKEPKEILNCGNSGTTMRLLMGLLAGQEGKNFILTGDISLNERPMGRVGKPLSLMGGKIFGREKGNKAPISINGNRLKGCVIGTPVASAQVKSAILLAGLKASGTTSVIEPASSRDHTERMLKAFGADISIRGELGRNIVIKSGGNLIGQRILIPGDISSASFWMIAASIVPNSEVLIQNVGLNPTRTGILNVMDSMGCDYEILDETTIAGEPIGSIKVKTSNNLRSFTIEGDILPKLIDEIPILTVAACFCNGVSEIKDAQELRVKETDRLKVMARQLQKFGAEIIEKEDGLIINGQSKFHSAEVDSETDHRVAMSLAVASLLAKGTSKIMRADAASVSYPTFWEELAKLTN from the coding sequence TTGAAAATGAATAATATCCGCACAATAAAAGGTGGAGTAAATTTAAACGGAAAAGTAAAAGTACCTGGAGATAAATCTATTTCTCATAGAGCTTTAATAATAGGAAGTATTGCTAAGGGTGAGACTAATATTGAGGGGTTCTTACATTCTGAAGATCCACTTTCAACTGCTGATTGTCTAAGAAAGTTAGGTGTGAACATACCAGAGATAAAACAAAATGAGCCTTTTACGATTTCTGGATTGGGTCTTGATGGATTTAAAGAGCCCAAAGAAATTCTAAATTGCGGGAATTCGGGAACCACTATGAGATTATTAATGGGGTTACTTGCCGGTCAAGAAGGCAAGAATTTTATCTTAACTGGCGACATTTCTCTTAATGAAAGGCCAATGGGGAGAGTGGGCAAACCATTATCGTTGATGGGTGGCAAAATTTTTGGTAGAGAAAAAGGAAACAAAGCTCCAATCTCAATTAATGGGAATAGATTAAAAGGATGTGTTATAGGAACTCCTGTAGCGAGTGCTCAAGTGAAATCTGCAATCTTATTAGCAGGCCTTAAAGCTTCTGGAACCACTTCTGTTATTGAACCAGCATCTTCAAGAGATCATACTGAAAGAATGTTAAAAGCATTTGGAGCAGACATCAGTATCAGAGGAGAATTAGGAAGGAATATAGTTATCAAGTCAGGTGGCAACTTAATTGGCCAGAGAATATTGATTCCTGGAGACATAAGCTCTGCTTCTTTTTGGATGATTGCTGCATCTATTGTTCCAAATTCGGAGGTTTTAATTCAAAATGTAGGACTAAATCCCACAAGAACCGGGATTTTAAATGTAATGGATTCAATGGGGTGTGATTATGAGATTTTAGATGAAACGACTATTGCAGGTGAACCTATTGGATCTATTAAAGTAAAGACTTCAAATAATTTAAGATCATTTACTATTGAAGGAGATATTCTCCCAAAACTTATAGATGAAATTCCTATCCTTACTGTTGCTGCCTGTTTTTGTAATGGAGTTTCTGAAATTAAGGATGCACAAGAATTAAGAGTTAAGGAGACAGATCGATTAAAAGTCATGGCACGACAGTTACAAAAATTCGGTGCTGAAATAATAGAAAAAGAAGATGGGTTAATTATTAATGGGCAATCAAAATTTCATTCTGCGGAAGTAGACAGTGAAACAGATCATCGAGTAGCAATGAGTCTTGCTGTTGCTTCACTTCTTGCCAAAGGTACCTCAAAAATCATGAGAGCGGATGCAGCTAGCGTCTCTTATCCCACTTTTTGGGAAGAGCTTGCCAAACTAACTAACTAG
- the acs gene encoding acetate--CoA ligase, translating into MSLDKKNSINNILEEKRIFPPSKKFAENSNISSQEELLSLKKQASDNPIQFWESFAKSELDWFEPFQTVLDNKNAPFFQWFKEGKLNITYNCLDRHIKRGLGGKTALIWEGEPGDSKKYTYEELLKEVCKAANALKAIGVKKGDLVCIYMPMIPEAMFAMLACARIGAPHSVVFGGFSSEALKDRLIDGNARFVVTADGGFRKDKVIELKKAVDVAIESGANKVVEKVIVVQRTQKNISMVDDRDFWWHKLLKDQKDHCEPEIMNSEDRLFILYTSGSTGKPKGVVHTIGGYNLWSHLTFKWIFDLKDDDIYWCTADVGWITGHSYIVYGPLSNGATTLMYEGVPRPSNLGAFWEIVQKYKVSIFYTAPTAIRAFMKSGREIPDKYNLESLRLLGTVGEPINPEAWMWYKDVIGKNKCPIVDTWWQTETGGVMISPLPGVVATKPGSATFPLPGIEVEIVDKNGDKVKENEGGYLIIKKPWPGMMRTIHGNSERYLESYWEYISFKGEKNVYFAGDGARIDEDGYIWIMGRVDDVISVSGHRLGTMEIESALVSHKSVAESAVVGKKDDLKGEVIVAFVSLEKDVNCSSELVEDLKKHVVNEIGIIAKPEKIIISDSLPKTRSGKIMRRILRSLAAGEKISGDISTLEDSSVLEKLKELS; encoded by the coding sequence ATGTCATTAGATAAAAAAAATTCAATCAATAACATACTTGAAGAAAAGAGGATTTTTCCTCCATCAAAAAAATTTGCAGAAAACTCAAATATTAGTTCTCAAGAAGAATTACTAAGTCTAAAAAAACAAGCATCAGATAATCCTATTCAATTTTGGGAATCTTTTGCAAAATCTGAATTAGATTGGTTTGAGCCATTTCAAACTGTATTAGATAACAAAAATGCGCCCTTTTTTCAATGGTTTAAAGAAGGGAAACTCAATATTACATATAACTGCTTAGATAGACACATTAAGAGAGGGCTTGGAGGAAAGACTGCACTTATATGGGAAGGCGAACCCGGAGATAGCAAAAAATATACTTACGAAGAACTTCTAAAAGAGGTATGTAAAGCAGCTAATGCTTTAAAAGCAATTGGTGTAAAAAAAGGAGATTTGGTATGTATTTATATGCCGATGATTCCTGAAGCGATGTTTGCGATGTTAGCTTGTGCAAGAATTGGCGCGCCTCATTCGGTTGTCTTTGGAGGATTTTCTTCAGAAGCTCTAAAAGATAGGTTAATTGATGGAAACGCCAGATTTGTTGTTACTGCTGATGGTGGCTTTAGAAAAGATAAGGTGATTGAACTTAAGAAAGCAGTTGATGTGGCCATTGAGAGTGGGGCAAATAAAGTTGTTGAAAAAGTAATTGTTGTTCAACGAACCCAAAAAAATATTTCTATGGTTGATGATAGAGATTTTTGGTGGCACAAATTATTAAAAGATCAAAAAGATCATTGTGAACCAGAAATAATGAATAGCGAAGATAGACTTTTTATTCTTTATACTTCAGGCTCTACTGGAAAGCCCAAAGGTGTAGTTCACACTATAGGTGGTTACAATCTTTGGTCTCATTTGACATTTAAATGGATTTTTGATTTAAAAGATGACGATATTTACTGGTGTACTGCTGATGTTGGTTGGATTACGGGTCATAGTTATATAGTTTATGGCCCTTTATCTAATGGTGCTACAACCTTAATGTATGAGGGAGTGCCAAGACCCTCAAATTTAGGGGCTTTTTGGGAAATTGTTCAAAAATATAAGGTTTCTATTTTTTATACTGCACCAACTGCAATAAGAGCATTTATGAAGTCTGGGCGTGAAATACCTGATAAATATAATTTGGAGAGTCTTAGACTTTTGGGCACAGTCGGTGAACCAATTAATCCTGAAGCATGGATGTGGTACAAGGATGTTATTGGTAAAAATAAATGTCCTATTGTTGATACTTGGTGGCAAACTGAGACTGGTGGCGTGATGATAAGTCCCTTGCCTGGAGTCGTTGCTACAAAGCCAGGTTCAGCTACTTTCCCTCTCCCAGGAATTGAAGTTGAAATTGTCGATAAGAATGGAGATAAGGTTAAGGAGAATGAGGGTGGCTATTTAATTATTAAGAAACCTTGGCCAGGAATGATGAGAACAATTCACGGAAACTCAGAGAGATATTTGGAGAGTTATTGGGAATATATTTCCTTTAAAGGAGAAAAAAATGTTTATTTTGCTGGTGATGGAGCACGCATTGATGAAGATGGATATATATGGATTATGGGAAGAGTTGATGATGTCATAAGTGTTTCGGGACATCGGTTAGGAACAATGGAAATAGAATCTGCTTTGGTAAGTCACAAATCAGTCGCAGAGTCTGCAGTCGTTGGCAAAAAAGATGATTTAAAAGGTGAAGTTATAGTCGCTTTTGTATCTCTAGAGAAAGATGTGAACTGTTCTTCAGAATTAGTAGAGGATCTAAAGAAACATGTTGTTAATGAAATTGGAATTATTGCAAAACCCGAAAAGATTATAATTTCGGACTCTCTTCCGAAAACACGTAGTGGAAAAATTATGAGGCGAATTTTAAGATCTTTAGCTGCTGGAGAAAAAATTAGCGGTGATATAAGCACTCTTGAAGATAGTTCTGTTTTGGAAAAGCTTAAAGAATTATCCTAA
- the murI gene encoding glutamate racemase, protein MKLKIGIFDSGIGGFTILNSLLKTRKDVEVFYLADTKRIPFGSKNSKEIRLIAKEICTFFVDKNLDALLVACNTTNACALDILEDKLEVPCFDLINSVSEIVDKQIIGVLATQTTVRSSYYKKAINAKKDNTIVFQQECPEFVSEIEKEKLNLDKINSLSDLYLRPLINKNIEELILGCSHYPLIYDFLRKKLDSNIKIIDPSVALIKKFNQSFNIPETDCYESIPFESVKFFVTSERDDFSNKVKFWLGINKEIRLVNLRSNV, encoded by the coding sequence GTGAAACTTAAAATAGGGATATTTGATAGCGGAATAGGTGGTTTTACTATCCTTAATTCTTTACTAAAAACTCGTAAAGATGTAGAAGTTTTTTATTTGGCGGATACAAAAAGAATACCTTTTGGAAGCAAAAATTCTAAAGAGATTAGATTAATTGCAAAGGAGATTTGTACTTTTTTTGTTGATAAGAATTTAGATGCACTTTTAGTTGCTTGTAACACTACAAATGCTTGTGCGCTTGATATTCTTGAAGATAAGCTAGAGGTCCCTTGTTTTGATCTTATAAACTCAGTATCGGAAATAGTTGATAAACAAATAATTGGTGTCCTGGCAACACAAACAACTGTTAGATCATCGTATTACAAGAAAGCTATAAATGCTAAAAAAGACAATACGATAGTATTTCAGCAAGAATGTCCAGAATTTGTATCAGAAATTGAAAAAGAAAAATTAAATCTTGATAAGATAAATAGTTTATCAGATTTATACTTAAGACCGCTAATAAACAAAAATATTGAAGAATTAATACTTGGATGTAGTCACTATCCTTTAATTTATGACTTTTTAAGAAAAAAATTGGATTCAAATATAAAAATTATTGATCCATCGGTAGCATTAATAAAAAAATTTAATCAATCTTTTAATATTCCAGAAACTGACTGCTATGAGAGTATTCCTTTCGAAAGTGTAAAATTTTTTGTTACTTCAGAAAGAGATGATTTTTCCAATAAAGTAAAATTTTGGCTTGGAATTAATAAAGAAATTAGGTTGGTTAACCTCCGAAGTAATGTTTGA
- a CDS encoding N-acetylmuramoyl-L-alanine amidase — protein MIKFLDNKLFRYLSVFLFLNSSILPVKSSSALAAWAINTNGVLELRTKSNTNLKAYFQKANQISGDRFWVDFPGELKNPRTIVGNGPIKEIRLGKPDKGKTRLVIEFKEETYLKPLTWQMVGLDHNRWRIKLFNSKYSFKKIGEGLVEKKRGNIKANQNVIHKKKNNYGYLKLPEVERNKFEVVIDPGHGGPDPGAIGIGGIRETDVVLEVSKIVKNLLSEKGVKVSLTRTNDVDLDLPPRVSIANNTDADIFVSIHANASRGKRRDINGLETFYYRGWRGRLLAKRIQKQILRVSPGSPDRGVKQGRFYVIKNTRMPAVLVEIGFLTGRLDARRLEKINHRKRLAYAIVKGILEYLDKVG, from the coding sequence ATGATAAAGTTTTTAGATAATAAACTTTTTCGTTATTTATCCGTTTTTTTATTTTTAAATTCTTCAATCCTTCCAGTTAAATCTTCAAGTGCTCTTGCGGCATGGGCTATAAATACTAATGGGGTTTTAGAATTAAGAACTAAATCAAATACAAATTTAAAAGCATACTTTCAGAAGGCTAACCAAATATCGGGAGATAGATTCTGGGTAGATTTTCCAGGGGAATTAAAAAATCCCAGAACAATAGTAGGTAATGGCCCAATAAAAGAAATTAGATTAGGTAAACCAGATAAGGGTAAAACAAGACTAGTAATTGAATTTAAGGAAGAGACTTATTTGAAACCTTTGACTTGGCAAATGGTTGGCTTAGATCACAATAGATGGAGAATTAAACTATTTAACTCAAAATATTCATTTAAAAAGATTGGTGAAGGTTTAGTTGAAAAGAAAAGAGGAAATATCAAAGCAAATCAAAATGTAATTCATAAGAAGAAAAATAATTATGGTTACTTGAAACTACCAGAGGTAGAACGAAACAAGTTTGAGGTTGTAATCGATCCAGGGCATGGAGGACCTGATCCAGGAGCGATAGGTATAGGTGGTATTAGAGAAACAGATGTTGTCCTAGAGGTTTCAAAAATAGTTAAAAATTTACTTTCTGAAAAAGGTGTCAAAGTAAGTTTGACTAGAACAAATGACGTTGATTTGGATTTGCCTCCAAGAGTTTCCATTGCTAATAATACGGATGCAGATATTTTTGTAAGTATTCATGCAAATGCCTCAAGAGGTAAAAGAAGAGACATAAATGGATTGGAAACCTTTTATTACAGAGGGTGGAGAGGAAGATTACTCGCGAAAAGAATTCAAAAACAAATTTTAAGAGTTTCCCCTGGGAGTCCTGATCGAGGAGTTAAACAAGGTCGATTTTATGTAATTAAAAATACTAGGATGCCCGCAGTCCTAGTAGAAATTGGATTTTTAACGGGAAGATTAGATGCAAGAAGATTAGAGAAAATAAATCATCGAAAAAGATTAGCCTATGCAATTGTAAAAGGCATCCTCGAATATCTAGATAAAGTAGGGTGA
- a CDS encoding carbon-nitrogen hydrolase family protein, which yields MTDFLVAALQITSTSNVEENFTEAEEQIELAARRGAELIGLPENFAFLGGDDEKLRLASELSEKCTNFLKTMSQRYQVFLLGGGYPVPAGDDSHTFNRSALFGKDGQILAKYDKIHLFDVDLPDGNLYKESSTILSGAEYPPVVDVPGLCKIGLSICYDVRFPELYRYLSSNGAELIMIPAAFTAFTGKDHWQILLQARAIENTAYVVAPAQTGIHYGRRQSHGHAMVIDPWGTVLSDAGKTQGAAIAPADKERVKKIREQMPSLKHRKNKLFSN from the coding sequence TTGACTGATTTTTTGGTAGCTGCATTGCAAATTACGAGTACTTCAAATGTTGAAGAAAATTTTACTGAAGCAGAAGAACAGATTGAATTAGCTGCTAGAAGAGGTGCTGAGTTAATAGGATTGCCTGAAAATTTTGCTTTTTTAGGAGGAGATGATGAAAAACTTAGATTAGCTTCAGAATTGTCAGAGAAGTGTACAAATTTTCTGAAAACTATGTCACAAAGATATCAAGTATTTCTTTTAGGAGGAGGGTATCCTGTCCCTGCTGGTGATGATAGTCATACTTTTAATAGGTCAGCCTTATTTGGGAAAGATGGACAGATTTTGGCAAAATACGACAAGATTCATTTGTTTGATGTTGATTTACCTGATGGAAATTTATACAAGGAATCATCCACTATTTTATCTGGAGCAGAATATCCACCTGTTGTAGATGTCCCAGGTTTATGCAAAATAGGATTATCAATTTGTTACGACGTTAGATTTCCTGAACTCTATAGATATTTGTCTTCCAATGGTGCTGAGCTAATTATGATTCCCGCAGCTTTTACAGCATTCACTGGAAAAGATCATTGGCAGATCCTATTACAAGCAAGAGCAATTGAGAATACAGCATATGTAGTCGCTCCAGCTCAAACTGGTATTCATTATGGAAGAAGGCAAAGTCATGGCCATGCAATGGTAATTGACCCTTGGGGTACAGTTTTATCTGATGCCGGAAAAACTCAGGGAGCTGCAATAGCACCTGCGGATAAAGAAAGAGTAAAGAAAATTAGGGAGCAGATGCCAAGCCTTAAACATAGAAAAAACAAATTGTTTTCAAACTAA
- a CDS encoding 2-phosphosulfolactate phosphatase family protein, with the protein MNLTYYHVAKDVPENSPDVAVVIDVLRATTTISWALKNGADSIQVFADLNLLKESAIKWQAEKRLMLGERGGKKIEGFDLGNSPLSVTKKVVNGKRLFMSTTNGTKSLQKVKNAKHLFAMGLPNRKAVAEKIISLKSENVLILGSGWEGSYSLEDSLAAGALASYLKQNCDFEINIQNDELQSALALWDVWKNDILKCLKTATHGKRLTSLGDYEDDFKCCSELDCLDIVPAQVERGVIRAS; encoded by the coding sequence ATTAATCTTACTTATTATCACGTTGCAAAGGATGTTCCTGAAAATAGCCCCGATGTTGCAGTAGTCATTGATGTTCTAAGAGCTACAACCACAATTTCTTGGGCTTTAAAAAATGGAGCTGATTCAATACAAGTTTTTGCAGATTTAAATTTATTAAAAGAATCTGCAATTAAGTGGCAAGCTGAAAAAAGACTAATGCTTGGAGAGAGAGGCGGAAAGAAGATTGAGGGCTTTGATTTAGGAAATTCTCCTTTATCAGTTACAAAAAAAGTTGTTAATGGTAAAAGATTATTTATGAGTACGACTAATGGGACTAAGTCATTGCAAAAAGTCAAAAATGCTAAGCATTTATTTGCTATGGGTCTCCCAAATAGGAAAGCAGTTGCCGAAAAAATAATTTCATTAAAAAGTGAAAATGTTTTAATACTTGGTAGTGGTTGGGAAGGCTCTTATTCACTTGAGGATTCTTTAGCTGCTGGGGCTTTGGCTTCATACCTAAAACAGAACTGTGATTTCGAAATTAATATTCAGAATGACGAATTACAATCTGCTTTGGCACTTTGGGATGTCTGGAAAAATGATATTTTGAAATGTTTAAAAACAGCAACCCATGGCAAAAGATTGACAAGTCTTGGAGATTATGAGGATGATTTTAAATGTTGCTCTGAACTTGATTGCTTAGATATTGTTCCAGCTCAAGTTGAAAGAGGTGTGATTCGTGCCTCATGA
- a CDS encoding tRNA (5-methylaminomethyl-2-thiouridine)(34)-methyltransferase MnmD has protein sequence MSELIEVLTKDGSYSLRSVFFKENFHSLLGALEETKSKFTATSNLQRFKGKSINVLDICFGLGYNSASLLDELIKQKSYLNLYALEIDKKPLEYSLRNKSFFKLWDPKVRTIFESLYRKNYFEDQFFKCSVLWGDAREEINIIPSSIKFDLIYLDGFSPQKCPQVWTIEFLSKVTENLNSHGYLITYSSAAAVRKTLRNLGLEIFTIKPSFKNRTFWSQGTVAISKLDKNKLNPNFNFEKLSLMEEEHLLTKASIPYRDQDLNSSKDDIIKRRLDEQFLSNLLSTKKWREKWRMTKLSVKS, from the coding sequence TTGTCTGAATTAATAGAAGTTTTAACTAAAGATGGTAGTTACTCTTTAAGAAGTGTATTTTTTAAAGAAAACTTTCATAGTTTATTGGGCGCATTGGAGGAAACAAAGTCAAAGTTTACAGCTACCTCTAATTTGCAAAGATTTAAGGGAAAATCTATTAATGTTTTGGATATATGTTTTGGTTTGGGATACAACTCCGCTTCTTTATTAGATGAATTAATTAAACAAAAATCGTATTTAAATTTGTATGCGTTGGAGATTGATAAAAAGCCTCTTGAATATTCGCTTAGAAATAAATCTTTTTTTAAATTATGGGATCCAAAAGTCAGAACAATTTTTGAATCACTTTATCGAAAAAATTACTTTGAGGATCAATTTTTCAAGTGCAGTGTATTGTGGGGTGATGCTAGAGAAGAAATCAACATTATTCCTTCATCTATTAAATTCGATCTGATTTATTTAGATGGTTTTTCTCCTCAAAAATGCCCACAAGTATGGACAATTGAATTTTTATCTAAAGTCACTGAAAATCTTAATTCTCATGGTTATTTAATTACTTATTCTTCTGCAGCGGCAGTAAGAAAAACTTTAAGAAATCTTGGATTAGAAATTTTTACTATTAAGCCAAGTTTTAAAAACAGAACTTTTTGGAGTCAGGGAACTGTCGCGATATCAAAACTTGATAAGAATAAATTGAACCCAAATTTCAATTTTGAAAAGTTATCTTTAATGGAAGAGGAACATCTTTTAACTAAAGCTAGTATTCCATATAGAGATCAAGATTTAAACTCAAGTAAAGACGATATAATTAAAAGAAGATTAGATGAGCAATTTCTCTCAAATCTTTTATCTACAAAAAAATGGAGAGAGAAGTGGAGAATGACGAAGTTATCCGTTAAGAGTTAG
- the glmU gene encoding bifunctional UDP-N-acetylglucosamine diphosphorylase/glucosamine-1-phosphate N-acetyltransferase GlmU, protein MLSVAILAAGKGTRMESSLPKVLHKISGKSLLQRVIDSCVELKPDQIFVITGHKSKEVQKSIPKDKKINFVIQEPQSGTGHAIQVLCKEVKKHEGKLLVLNGDVPLIRPSTLKRLLYLHDSKNADVSLITTKKTNPHGYGRVFLKGSFIERIVEEKDCNDLERDNPLINAGVYCFNWGNLSEIINTLQSNNNQKEIYLTDTISLLKNSSSLEVEDNGELQGINNRIQLSECEECIQNSIKEKHMLNGVTFINKASCSISEEAEIGKDVIIEANTHIRGNTKINSHCIIGPNTFIENSNVGLNCEILNSTVYDSQIMDHIKVGPYSHIRPNSKISSHSKIGNFVEIKNSQLEEESKVNHLSYIGDSIIGRSTNIGAGTITANFDGQKKHQTKIGKNSSIGANTVFVAPINLGESVTTGAGSVITKDSKDNSLAISRTKQLNIENWKKKKS, encoded by the coding sequence ATGTTAAGTGTTGCGATATTAGCGGCAGGAAAGGGCACTAGGATGGAAAGCTCATTACCAAAAGTTTTACATAAAATTTCCGGGAAAAGTCTTCTACAAAGAGTAATTGATTCATGTGTCGAATTAAAACCTGATCAAATTTTCGTAATTACAGGACACAAATCAAAAGAAGTACAAAAGTCAATACCAAAAGATAAAAAAATCAATTTTGTTATTCAAGAACCTCAATCAGGAACGGGGCATGCTATCCAGGTACTTTGTAAAGAAGTAAAAAAACATGAAGGAAAACTTTTGGTACTTAACGGCGATGTACCACTCATTAGGCCTAGTACTTTAAAAAGACTTTTATATTTACACGATTCAAAAAATGCTGATGTTTCTTTAATTACCACTAAGAAAACAAATCCTCATGGATATGGCAGAGTTTTTTTGAAGGGGAGTTTTATAGAGAGAATTGTTGAAGAAAAAGATTGCAATGATCTAGAAAGAGATAATCCATTAATAAATGCAGGTGTTTACTGTTTTAACTGGGGTAACTTATCAGAAATAATTAATACCTTGCAAAGCAATAATAATCAAAAAGAGATTTACTTAACAGATACAATATCTCTGCTAAAAAATTCCTCAAGTCTCGAGGTAGAGGATAATGGAGAGCTTCAAGGAATTAATAACAGAATTCAACTATCAGAGTGCGAGGAATGTATTCAGAATTCAATTAAAGAAAAACATATGCTTAATGGTGTAACTTTTATAAATAAAGCAAGTTGTTCAATTAGTGAAGAAGCTGAAATTGGTAAGGATGTAATCATAGAGGCTAATACACATATAAGGGGAAATACGAAAATAAATAGTCATTGCATTATCGGTCCAAATACTTTTATTGAGAATTCTAATGTGGGATTAAATTGTGAAATTTTAAACTCTACTGTTTATGATTCTCAGATAATGGATCATATAAAAGTTGGCCCTTATAGTCATATAAGACCTAATTCCAAAATATCTTCCCATAGCAAAATAGGTAATTTTGTTGAGATCAAAAATAGTCAACTAGAGGAAGAATCTAAAGTAAACCATCTAAGTTATATTGGTGATTCTATTATTGGAAGATCTACAAATATTGGAGCAGGCACTATTACTGCAAATTTTGATGGACAGAAAAAACATCAAACAAAAATTGGCAAAAATTCCAGTATTGGAGCAAACACAGTTTTTGTAGCACCAATAAATCTAGGGGAATCAGTAACAACAGGTGCTGGTTCAGTTATTACAAAAGACTCTAAAGATAATTCATTAGCGATCTCAAGAACTAAACAATTAAATATAGAGAATTGGAAAAAAAAGAAATCCTGA